The Petrocella atlantisensis genome has a window encoding:
- a CDS encoding methyl-accepting chemotaxis protein: MQKQKIKKIKKIKKIRKNSHNNRMFNIRVLVPLLFSLVIIMIIGIGILYNNSTNSIKNSYSISTNIADIRDNLMQATQEGDNFLDNDDDEYINTVKGHIFAIFDLIELTRSQTDSEVMIGYLDAIQVDIEDYLSKFNYFVTILEYQDETTNFSDSILPIAESVKANVDLAREHTRVELENTLEESTRLSFVAIVMIVAISGIFTLGLSLTINKSMKELLTKLGRITQTGDLSTRIELKSKNEFQEIGHSINTFIESLSEVVQAVNHSSKEVFEHSNTIEQQLHSLDSDILTMTDTLMQLSSGTQQTSASSQEINAHIEEIVSSMNIITEDIKEGTRLAQASDQRASELGVEVTNKIQRAQEIYENTKGQIYRSLEKSKEVEKIGMLTQAILGISEQTNLLSLNAAIEAARAGEAGKGFAVVAAEIRKLAETSSKSASQIQQVSDAIVETVHEMSLDIEKIMAFFEEDVMKDYRDMYGVSEQYSTDAVQFKAKLEHIFSAFNNVDGATHELSNSMDEIAAAITQSSNGLADMSMKSVSINEESRVIRASKELSNDSIDALREKMSVFKC, from the coding sequence ATGCAGAAGCAAAAAATTAAGAAGATTAAGAAGATAAAGAAGATTAGGAAGAATAGCCATAACAATAGAATGTTTAACATCAGAGTGTTGGTACCCCTCCTGTTTTCACTCGTAATCATCATGATTATCGGTATCGGCATATTGTACAACAACTCAACAAATTCAATTAAAAATAGTTATAGTATATCCACAAATATTGCGGACATAAGAGATAATCTTATGCAAGCAACCCAAGAAGGGGATAACTTTCTTGATAATGATGATGATGAATATATTAATACGGTAAAAGGTCATATATTTGCCATCTTCGATTTAATTGAGCTTACGCGTAGCCAAACAGATTCAGAAGTTATGATTGGCTATTTAGATGCCATTCAAGTGGATATTGAGGATTATCTCAGTAAATTTAATTATTTTGTTACCATACTCGAATATCAAGATGAAACCACTAACTTTAGCGACAGTATCCTTCCAATTGCAGAAAGTGTTAAGGCCAATGTAGATTTGGCAAGAGAGCATACGAGAGTTGAACTTGAAAATACTTTAGAAGAGAGCACACGATTGTCCTTCGTAGCCATTGTAATGATTGTTGCTATCTCCGGTATTTTTACACTTGGACTTTCTCTTACTATTAATAAGTCTATGAAGGAGTTATTAACGAAGCTTGGCAGGATTACTCAGACCGGTGACTTATCTACCAGAATCGAACTGAAGAGTAAAAATGAGTTCCAGGAGATTGGTCATTCCATTAATACATTTATTGAGAGTTTGAGTGAAGTTGTTCAAGCGGTGAATCATTCTTCGAAGGAAGTCTTTGAGCATTCCAATACCATAGAGCAACAGTTACATTCGTTAGATTCGGATATACTGACCATGACGGATACGTTAATGCAATTGTCTTCAGGTACGCAACAAACCAGTGCTTCTTCTCAAGAGATTAATGCACACATAGAGGAAATCGTATCCAGTATGAACATTATTACTGAAGATATTAAGGAAGGTACTCGGTTGGCTCAAGCTAGTGACCAGCGTGCATCAGAACTTGGTGTAGAGGTTACCAACAAAATTCAAAGAGCACAAGAAATTTATGAAAATACAAAGGGACAAATCTACAGGTCACTTGAGAAATCCAAAGAGGTTGAAAAGATTGGTATGCTAACACAAGCTATTTTGGGAATTAGTGAACAGACCAATCTACTAAGTCTTAATGCGGCTATTGAAGCGGCAAGAGCAGGTGAAGCCGGAAAAGGTTTTGCAGTTGTTGCAGCGGAGATTAGAAAGTTGGCGGAGACGTCCAGTAAAAGTGCCAGTCAGATTCAGCAAGTGTCGGATGCCATTGTTGAAACGGTTCATGAGATGTCATTAGATATTGAGAAGATTATGGCGTTCTTTGAAGAAGATGTTATGAAAGATTATAGAGACATGTATGGGGTTAGCGAGCAGTACAGTACAGATGCTGTACAGTTTAAAGCTAAGCTTGAGCATATCTTTAGTGCTTTTAATAATGTGGATGGGGCAACACATGAGTTGTCCAACAGTATGGATGAGATTGCTGCTGCAATAACTCAAAGTTCAAATGGGTTGGCGGATATGTCTATGAAGTCTGTGAGTATTAATGAGGAATCAAGGGTTATTAGAGCTTCGAAAGAGTTGTCCAATGATTCTATTGATGCACTCAGAGAGAAAATGTCAGTGTTTAAGTGTTAG